In the Streptomyces sp. WMMC940 genome, CGCCGCGAGTCGCTCCGGCGTGCCGTGGCGGTCCTGACAGAAGACACGAGAGTCCCCGAGCCCGAGGAGGTCCGGCGTGGGTGACGTCCTGCTGGCCCTGTGCATCCCGCTGACGCTCTGCGCGAGCGGTCTCTACGCGGTGTGCGACAGCTGGTGGCGGCGGCGCAGGCGCGGGGTGGCGCCCCGTCACCTGTATCCGGGCGTGTGCTCGTACGTCTACGCCTACGAGCACCCTCGCGCGCACGCCGGAGCGCGGCTCGCGGAGCGGGAGATGCTCGCCGCCGCGGAGGAGATCGTCGACGAGGCCTACACGAGGCTGGCCTGGCTGTACGACGGCACGTGCACCGGAGCGGAAGGCGGCACGAGCGCCGACCGGAGCAGCGGCGCCGGCGCCGGCCGGGTCAGCGCGGACTCCACTGCGGATCACGGCCTGTCACGGCCAGCACCCGCGCGAACGGCGGCGCGTCCGCCGGAACACTGACCTTCTCCCCGAACGCGCCGTACCGGCGCGCCTGCGGCGCCATCTCCTCCACGGCCGGGCCGAGTTCCGCGATCACCTCGGGATCCGGCGCGTACTCCTGCCCGGTCGCGCGCGCCAGGTCCCACGCGTGCACGGTCAGATCGGCCAGCACCATGTGCCCCACGCTCCTCGCGGGAAGGCCGAGCGCCCCCGTGGTGCCCTCCTCCGCACCGGGCCGGGCCCAGGCCTCGACCAGGCGCGCGCACTCGTCGGCGAAGGTCTCGCGCCAGTCCCCCTCCGCCGTGCGGTCCGGTGTCGCGGAGAAGTCGGCGTCCTGCTTGGCCGCCAGCGCCTGGAAGTTGACCACGACCTGGAGCAGGTGGTTGATCAGGGCGCGTACGTCGTACTCGGGGCAGGGGGTCGGAGCGGTGAGTGCGTCCCCGGTCACCCCGCGCACCACGGGGAGGGCGCGTTCGGCGGTCGCGGCGAGCAGTTCGCTGATGGTGTTCATACCGCAACCGTGGCGGCACCGGACCCCGGGCGTCTTGAACAAACGCGACATAGGATCGCGCCATGGCGAGCAGGAGCGAGCCCGCAGGAGCCGGCGGGGCGCGTGCGGCCGGCGGACCGGGACCGCGGCACGACACCCGGGGGATCGTGGACGCGCCGGAGCTGTTCGCACGCGTACGGTTCCGGCGTCGGGAACCGGCCCCTCCCCTGCGCCCGTACCTGGAGCACTACTGGCTCGTCGACTGGGACCTGCCCGAGCCCTATGTCACGCACGTCGTGCCCCATCCGTCGGTGAACGCCGTCTTCCAGCGGTACGGCGGCGAGGAACCGTGGGCCGAGGTCGCCGGCATCGGTCTCGGACTCTTCACCCAGAAGCTGCGGGGGCGGGGGCGGGTCTGCGGGGTGCAGTTCCGGCCCGGCGGGTTCCGCCCCTTCGCGCCCGGGCGGCCGGTGTCGGCGTGGACGGGCCGCCGGGTCCCCGCGGCGGACGTGTTCACCGCGACCGGCGGATCCGTTGGGGCAGCGCCGTCGGTGGGCCCCGCGGCCGTCGTCCTCCCCGACGAGGAGGACGCGAGGGTGGCCGCCCTCGACGCCTTCCTCCTCGCCCTGCGGCCGGAGGCGGATCCGCAGGCGGACCACGCGATGGCCCTGGTCGAGCGGGTGCGCACCGACCGCACGATCCGCCGGGTCGCCCAACTCGCCGCGGCCGAAGGGGTGACGGCGCGTACCCTGCAACGGCTGTTCGCGGCGTACGTCGGTGTCGGACCCAAGTGGGTCATTCTGCGCTACCGCATCCACGAGGCGCTCGAGCGGGCCGAGGCGGACGGCCCGGCCGCAGCGGGCGCGGAACGCACCGTCGTGCCGGGCGGGGGCACGGGTGCGGCCGGAGCGCGTTCCCGGGGCGCCGAGCCGGACTGGTCGGCCCTCGCGGCCGAACTCGGCTACAGCGACCAGGCCCATCTCGTACGGGACTTCACCGCGACGGTCGGTGTCCCGCCCACGGCGTACGCGGCGACGAGGACTCCGGGTTGAGCTCCCGGCTCCTGGCGTCGGCGGCCGGGTGGGCGCGTTCCGGGCGCTGTCGGTCCGGGGGCGTACCGTGCGGGGCATGGACGACACGACACCGGTTGTGCGGATCGAGCCCTGGTCGGAGGGCGACTTCGAGCTGCTCCGGGCCCTGAACGCACCGGAGTTGACGGCGCACCTCGGGGGACCCGAGCCGGAGGGCAGGCTGACCGAGCGGCACCGGCGCTACGTGGCCCTGAGCGCGGACCGGTCCGGGGCGGGGCGGATGTACCGCGTGGTGCTGACGGTCGGCGGGGAGCCCGTCGGATCGATCGGGTTCTGGGAGAAGACCTGGCGCGGCGGCGAGGTCTACGAGACGGGGTGGAGCGTCCTTCCCGGCTTCCAGGGGCGGGGTATCGCGACGGCGGCGACGCTGGCCGTCGTGGAGGAGGCCCGCGCGGCGCGGAGGCACCGCCGTCTGCACGCCTTCCCGTCCGTCGACAACGTCCCGTCGAACGCGGTGTGCCGCAAGGCGGGGTTCTCCCTGATCGGGGAGTGCGACTTCGAGTACCCGCCGGGCACGCCGCTGCGCAGCAACGACTGGCGTCTGGACCTCGACGGACCGTAGCCGGAGCGGACCGCGGCCGGAGCGGACCGTGGCCGGAGCGGGACGCGTCGGAACCAGGCGGGAGCGGGCCGGACACGGTACGAGCGGCGACCGGTCCACGAGCGGCAACGCGCCCCGAGACGATGTGCGTTCCGGGCACGGGCGGGACCCGGGGGTGGGAAAGGGTTCGGTCGGGGCAGGGGGTCCGCGCGGTCGGGCGGCGGGACAGCCGGGCGCGGCAGGCGGGGGCCGGGACGCGGGGGCCAGGCACCGTAAGCGTGAGCGCACCCGTCCGGTGCGGCGGCGCCGCCGCACGCCGCCGAGCCGGTGGAAACCGCTGGCTGGGGCCGTCCGCCCGGTGGCATGCTGGCGGCGTGAACGGACCGGAGATCCACATCAGCTTCGCCCCAGAGCTGCGGCTCTTCGTCCCGGCGGAGCGCCGGGACGGGCGGACCTCCCTCGTCACGGACGGGTCGTCGAGTCTCGGGCACGTCGTCGAATCGCTCGGGGTCCCGCTCACCGAGGCCGGGCCGCTGCTGGTGGACGGAAGCCGTGTGGAGACGTCGTACGTCCCCGCGGAGGGCGAGCACGTCCGGGTCCTGGGCGTCGAACGCCCGCAGCGGGTTCCCGGCGCCCCCCTCCGGTTCCTTCTGGACGTCCATCTGGGGACCCTGGCCCGGCGGCTGCGGCTCCTGGGCGTCGACGCCGCGTACGAGAGCGAGGACATCGGTGACGCCGCGCTGGCCGCCCTCTCGGCGCGCGAGCGGCGCGTGATGCTGTCCCGGGACCGGGGACTGCTGCGCCGCCGCGAGCTCTGGGCCGGCGCGTACGTCTACAGCGACCGCCCCGACGACCAGCTCCGTGACGTACTGCAGCGGTTCGCACCCGCGCTCGAGCCGTGGACCCGCTGCACCGCCTGCAACGGCCGTCTCTCGGACACGGACAAGGCGGCGGTGGAGCACCACCTGGAGCAGGGCACGCAGCGTTCGTACGACGTGTTCGCGCAGTGCACGGCCTGTGAGCGGGTCTACTGGCGCGGCGCCCACCACGCCCGGCTGGAGGCGATCGTCGAGGGCGCGCTGCGCGAGTTCGGCGGCGCGATCGCCTAGTCGCGGTCTCTCGGTCGCCCCCTGGTCGCGGTCGCCCGCGCCGGCGGGCCACGGAGCCACCGGCGGCCGTCGTCGCGGGCCCACCGACGGGCGTTGCCGGGCCGCTACGGGCCCTCGGCGGTGAGATACCGCTGGATCGTCGGGGCGAGCCACGCGATCACTTCGTCCCGGGTCATGTCGACCGCCGGCGGGATCCGCAGCACATAGCGGGCGAGGGCCATGCCCAGGATCTGCGAGGTGACGAGCGCTGCCCTGCGCGGAACCTCTTCCGCTACGGGGCACACCCCGTCGGCGATCGGCAGCAGCTGTCCCCGGAACACCTGCGCCATGCGCTCGGCGCCGGCGGCGTTGGTGACACCGACGCGGAGCATCGCCGTCAGCACCTCGTCGTGCTCCCACCGGTCGAGGAAGTGGGAGACGAGCACGGCGCCGATGTGCCGTCCGGGCATCGCCCCCAGCTCGGGAAGCCGCAGGTCGATCTCGGAGGCCGCGGCGAACAGCCCCTCCTTGTTGCCGTAGTACCGCATGACCATCGACGGATCGATCCCCGCGTCCTTGGCGATGGCACGGATGGTGGCGCGCTCGTACCCCTCCGCGGCGAAGCGTTCACGGGCTGCTTCGAGGATCGCGGCGCGGGTGGCGTCGGAGCGGCGCGGGGCGGGAGGTGGTTCCGGGGTCATGCCAACAAATGTAGGCCAACGGCCGTTGACACGCCAGCAGATCCGGGCCTAACGTTGCCTACAAGCGTTGGCCAACATACGTTGACCCGCATGCGCCGACCCAGAGGCCGACCCGTTCCCCGAGATCGGGCATCGGCTCCCCCGGCGCCCGAGTGCTGACAGGAGGCACCGCAATGACCGACCGAACCCGCACCGACCGGACCGCGGACCGGAGCACCGCCACCCCCGCCACCACGGAGACGGACGTGACGGTCGTGGGGGCCGGGCCCACCGGGCTGCTGCTCGCGGGGGACCTGGCGGCAGCCGGCGTCCGCGTCACCGTCGTCGAGCGCCGGCCGCCGACGAGGAGCAATCTGACCCGGGCCTTCGGGGTGCACGCACGCACCCTCGAGCTCCTGGACGCCCGGGACCTCGCCGACGAGCTGGTGTCGAAGGGCACGCCCATCACGGGCCTACGGCTGTTCCGCCGGCTCTCCCTCGATCTCTCCCGGCTGCCCTCCCGCTTCCCGTACCTGCTGATAGCCCCGCAGTACGAGGTGGAGCGACTGCTCGAGCGCCGTGCGCGCGCCGCCGGGGTCGCCTTCCGGTACGGCACGGAACTGCGCGGCCTGCGCCAGGACGCCGGATCGGTCACCGCCGAGCTCCGCGAGGAGGACGGCGGAAACGCGACGCTGAGCTCCCGCTACCTCGTCGGCACGGACGGGATGCGCAGTTCGGTGAGGCAGTCGCTCGGTCTGCCCTTCCCCGGGGTCTCGGCGATCCGCTCGATCCTGCTCGCGGACGTACGGCTCTCCGAGGAGCCGGAGAACCTGCTGACGGTCAATGGCACGGGCCGGGCCTTCGCCTTCATCGCCCCGTTCGGCGACGGGTGGTACCGCGTGATGGGCTGGCGGCGCGACCGCTCCCAGCCGGACGGCCGGCCGGTCGAACTCGACGAGGTGCGCGACATCGCCCGCCAGGCCCTCGGCACCGACTACGGCATGCGGGACGCCCGCTGGCTCTCCCGCTTCCACAGTGACGAGCGCCAGGTCCCCGAGTACCGCCGGGGCAGGGTCTTCCTCGCCGGGGACGCGGCGCATGTGCACTCGCCCGCGGGCGGCCAGGGCATGAACACCGGCCTTCAGGACGCGGCGAACCTGTCCTGGAAACTCGTCGCCGTCCTCCGCGGCGACGCCCCGGACCCCGAAGGGCTCCTCGACACCTACCAGTCCGAGCGGCACCCGGTCGGTGCCCGAGTGGTGCGCAGCAGCGGGGCGATCGTGCGTCTCGCCATGGCGCACTCACCCCTCGAACGCCTCACCCGTGCCCTGGCCACGAGCTTCCTCGACGCGGTCCGGCCCGCAGCGGACAAGGCGATGGGCATGATCTCGGGCACCGGACTCTCCTACGGGGCCCCGCGCGGCGCCCACCGGCTGACCGGCAGGCGCGCACCGGACCTCTCCCTCAGGGAGGGCCGGCTCTACGAGCTGCTGCGCAAGGGCGAGTTCGTCCTGGTGACACCGGACGGCGCGGACACGGCTGCACCGGCGGCGCCCGGCCCCGTCTCCAGGGCCCACTGGCGCGGCCCGGACCGCACGACCCTCCTGGTCCGGCCGGACGGATACATCGCATGGGCCAGGGACTGAGCGTGCGGCACGGCGGCGCCCCGGCGCGGACGCGACCCCGCGTCCCGGTCACGGCGGCCGGACGTGCCAGGCTGACCCCATGGTCGTCGCCCGCTCCGTCCTCCTGTTCGCCGTCGCAGCCGTCTTCGAGATCGGCGGTGCCTGGCTGGTCTGGCAGGGCATGCGGGAGCACCGGGGCTGGCTCTGGATCGGTGCGGGCGTCCTCGCGCTCGGCGCGTACGGCTTCGTGGCCACGTTCCAGCCGCAGGGTGACTTCGGACGGGTCCTCGCGGCCTACGGCGGCGTGTTCGTCGCGGGCTCGATCGCCTGGGGCATGGTGGCCGACGGCT is a window encoding:
- a CDS encoding GNAT family N-acetyltransferase; protein product: MDDTTPVVRIEPWSEGDFELLRALNAPELTAHLGGPEPEGRLTERHRRYVALSADRSGAGRMYRVVLTVGGEPVGSIGFWEKTWRGGEVYETGWSVLPGFQGRGIATAATLAVVEEARAARRHRRLHAFPSVDNVPSNAVCRKAGFSLIGECDFEYPPGTPLRSNDWRLDLDGP
- a CDS encoding FAD-dependent monooxygenase; its protein translation is MTDRTRTDRTADRSTATPATTETDVTVVGAGPTGLLLAGDLAAAGVRVTVVERRPPTRSNLTRAFGVHARTLELLDARDLADELVSKGTPITGLRLFRRLSLDLSRLPSRFPYLLIAPQYEVERLLERRARAAGVAFRYGTELRGLRQDAGSVTAELREEDGGNATLSSRYLVGTDGMRSSVRQSLGLPFPGVSAIRSILLADVRLSEEPENLLTVNGTGRAFAFIAPFGDGWYRVMGWRRDRSQPDGRPVELDEVRDIARQALGTDYGMRDARWLSRFHSDERQVPEYRRGRVFLAGDAAHVHSPAGGQGMNTGLQDAANLSWKLVAVLRGDAPDPEGLLDTYQSERHPVGARVVRSSGAIVRLAMAHSPLERLTRALATSFLDAVRPAADKAMGMISGTGLSYGAPRGAHRLTGRRAPDLSLREGRLYELLRKGEFVLVTPDGADTAAPAAPGPVSRAHWRGPDRTTLLVRPDGYIAWARD
- a CDS encoding Mut7-C RNAse domain-containing protein; protein product: MNGPEIHISFAPELRLFVPAERRDGRTSLVTDGSSSLGHVVESLGVPLTEAGPLLVDGSRVETSYVPAEGEHVRVLGVERPQRVPGAPLRFLLDVHLGTLARRLRLLGVDAAYESEDIGDAALAALSARERRVMLSRDRGLLRRRELWAGAYVYSDRPDDQLRDVLQRFAPALEPWTRCTACNGRLSDTDKAAVEHHLEQGTQRSYDVFAQCTACERVYWRGAHHARLEAIVEGALREFGGAIA
- a CDS encoding TIGR03086 family metal-binding protein is translated as MNTISELLAATAERALPVVRGVTGDALTAPTPCPEYDVRALINHLLQVVVNFQALAAKQDADFSATPDRTAEGDWRETFADECARLVEAWARPGAEEGTTGALGLPARSVGHMVLADLTVHAWDLARATGQEYAPDPEVIAELGPAVEEMAPQARRYGAFGEKVSVPADAPPFARVLAVTGRDPQWSPR
- a CDS encoding YnfA family protein — translated: MVVARSVLLFAVAAVFEIGGAWLVWQGMREHRGWLWIGAGVLALGAYGFVATFQPQGDFGRVLAAYGGVFVAGSIAWGMVADGYRPDRWDVLGALVCLAGMAVIMYSPRGR
- a CDS encoding TetR/AcrR family transcriptional regulator, producing MTPEPPPAPRRSDATRAAILEAARERFAAEGYERATIRAIAKDAGIDPSMVMRYYGNKEGLFAAASEIDLRLPELGAMPGRHIGAVLVSHFLDRWEHDEVLTAMLRVGVTNAAGAERMAQVFRGQLLPIADGVCPVAEEVPRRAALVTSQILGMALARYVLRIPPAVDMTRDEVIAWLAPTIQRYLTAEGP
- a CDS encoding helix-turn-helix domain-containing protein; translation: MASRSEPAGAGGARAAGGPGPRHDTRGIVDAPELFARVRFRRREPAPPLRPYLEHYWLVDWDLPEPYVTHVVPHPSVNAVFQRYGGEEPWAEVAGIGLGLFTQKLRGRGRVCGVQFRPGGFRPFAPGRPVSAWTGRRVPAADVFTATGGSVGAAPSVGPAAVVLPDEEDARVAALDAFLLALRPEADPQADHAMALVERVRTDRTIRRVAQLAAAEGVTARTLQRLFAAYVGVGPKWVILRYRIHEALERAEADGPAAAGAERTVVPGGGTGAAGARSRGAEPDWSALAAELGYSDQAHLVRDFTATVGVPPTAYAATRTPG